Proteins encoded together in one Pseudomonas sp. TCU-HL1 window:
- a CDS encoding IS110 family transposase, with amino-acid sequence MSSIVGIDIAKHSFDIATLQANGKYRSKAKLINAAEGFQVLQEWLNKHSEPGAWIVMEATGTYHEALAEHFYALGYRICVMNPAQIAYYARSQLQRVKTDQVDAKLIASYGEHHQDELRAWQPEPAAIRRLRALVRRLQDLKEIEQMERNRLGVADASVQESIHSVLQRVEEQIAETLKTIRDHIDDDPDLRGKRDLLTSIDGIGEQTAALLLAELGDPLQFESARAITAFAGLNPKLQDSGKHKGHVRISRVGSARLRAGLYMPAITSMTHNPAINALAQRLRARGKAGKQIVCAAMRKLLHIAYGVLKSGQPFDAQLALARG; translated from the coding sequence ATGTCCAGCATCGTCGGCATTGACATTGCCAAGCACAGTTTCGATATCGCCACCCTGCAGGCCAACGGCAAGTACCGCAGCAAGGCCAAGCTGATCAACGCCGCAGAGGGCTTTCAGGTGTTGCAGGAGTGGTTGAACAAGCACAGCGAACCTGGGGCCTGGATCGTGATGGAGGCGACGGGTACCTACCACGAGGCGCTGGCTGAGCACTTTTACGCGCTGGGCTACCGGATTTGCGTGATGAATCCTGCGCAGATTGCCTATTACGCGCGAAGCCAGTTGCAACGGGTCAAGACGGATCAGGTCGACGCCAAGCTGATTGCCAGCTACGGCGAGCACCATCAAGATGAGCTGCGCGCCTGGCAACCCGAGCCTGCCGCGATCCGCCGTCTGCGTGCCCTGGTGCGGCGCCTGCAGGATCTCAAGGAGATCGAGCAGATGGAGCGCAATCGTCTGGGGGTGGCCGATGCCAGCGTGCAAGAGTCGATTCACTCAGTGCTGCAGCGTGTCGAAGAGCAGATTGCCGAGACCCTGAAAACCATCCGCGACCATATCGATGATGATCCAGACCTGCGGGGTAAACGCGATCTGCTGACCAGCATCGATGGTATCGGCGAGCAGACTGCCGCCCTGCTCCTGGCGGAACTGGGTGATCCGCTGCAGTTCGAGAGCGCGCGAGCGATCACTGCCTTTGCCGGGCTGAATCCGAAGCTACAGGATTCGGGTAAGCATAAAGGGCACGTACGCATTTCCCGTGTGGGCTCAGCGCGGCTACGCGCGGGCCTGTACATGCCGGCGATCACCTCGATGACCCACAACCCCGCGATCAATGCCCTGGCACAGCGCCTGCGCGCCCGCGGTAAGGCCGGAAAGCAGATCGTCTGCGCGGCCATGCGCAAGCTGTTGCATATCGCCTATGGCGTACTGAAATCCGGCCAGCCATTCGATGCCCAACTGGCCCTTGCCCGGGGCTAA
- the ubiD gene encoding 4-hydroxy-3-polyprenylbenzoate decarboxylase — protein MQYRDLRDFISGLEQRGELKRIATPVSPVLEMTEICDRTLRKQGPALLFEKPTGFDIPVLGNLFGTPGRVALGMGAEDVGELREIGKLLAFLKEPEPPKGLKDAWSKLPIFKKVIAMAPKVLKDGPCQEVVEEGDDVDLTKLPVQTCWPGDVAPLITWGLTVTRGPNKERQNLGIYRQQVIGRNKVIMRWLSHRGGALDYREWCAKHPGQPFPVAVALGADPATILGAVTPVPDTLSEYAFAGLLRDNRTELVKCIGSDLQVPASAEIVLEGVIHPGEMADEGPYGDHTGYYNEVDSFPVFTVERITRRQKPIYHSTYTGRPPDEPAILGVALNEVFVPILQKQFPEIVDFYLPPEGCSYRMAVVTMKKQYPGHAKRVMLGVWSFLRQFMYTKFVIVTDDDINARDWNDVIWAVTTRMDPKRDTVMIDNTPIDYLDFASPISGLGSKMGLDATHKWPGETSREWGRVIVQDDAVKRRVDELWSSLGID, from the coding sequence ATGCAGTATCGCGATCTGCGCGACTTTATCAGCGGCCTGGAACAGCGCGGCGAGCTCAAACGCATCGCCACTCCGGTGTCGCCCGTGCTGGAAATGACCGAAATCTGCGACCGTACCCTGCGCAAACAGGGCCCGGCGCTGCTCTTCGAGAAGCCCACCGGCTTCGACATCCCGGTGCTCGGCAACCTCTTTGGCACCCCCGGTCGCGTGGCGCTGGGCATGGGTGCCGAGGATGTCGGCGAACTGCGCGAAATCGGCAAGCTGCTGGCCTTCCTCAAGGAACCCGAGCCGCCCAAGGGGCTGAAGGACGCCTGGTCCAAGCTGCCGATCTTCAAGAAAGTCATTGCCATGGCGCCCAAGGTGCTGAAGGACGGCCCCTGCCAGGAAGTGGTGGAAGAGGGCGATGACGTCGACCTGACGAAGTTGCCGGTGCAGACCTGTTGGCCGGGCGATGTCGCGCCGCTGATTACCTGGGGCCTGACCGTCACCCGTGGCCCCAACAAGGAGCGCCAGAACCTCGGCATCTATCGCCAGCAAGTGATCGGCCGCAACAAGGTCATCATGCGCTGGCTGAGCCACCGCGGCGGTGCGCTGGATTACCGCGAGTGGTGTGCGAAGCACCCGGGTCAGCCCTTCCCGGTGGCGGTCGCCCTGGGTGCGGACCCGGCGACCATTCTCGGCGCGGTGACGCCGGTGCCGGATACCCTTTCCGAGTACGCTTTCGCCGGCTTGCTTCGGGACAACCGCACCGAGCTGGTGAAGTGCATCGGCAGCGACCTGCAGGTTCCGGCCAGCGCGGAGATCGTCCTCGAAGGGGTGATCCACCCCGGCGAGATGGCTGACGAAGGTCCTTATGGCGACCACACCGGCTACTACAACGAAGTGGACAGCTTCCCGGTATTCACCGTGGAGCGCATCACCCGCCGACAGAAACCGATCTACCACAGCACCTACACCGGCCGGCCGCCGGATGAGCCGGCGATTCTCGGCGTGGCGTTGAACGAAGTTTTCGTGCCGATCCTGCAGAAGCAGTTCCCCGAGATCGTCGACTTCTACCTGCCGCCGGAAGGCTGCTCCTACCGCATGGCGGTGGTGACCATGAAGAAGCAGTACCCCGGCCACGCCAAGCGCGTAATGCTGGGTGTCTGGTCGTTCCTGCGACAGTTCATGTACACCAAGTTCGTCATAGTCACCGACGACGACATCAATGCGCGGGACTGGAACGATGTGATCTGGGCCGTCACCACGCGCATGGACCCCAAGCGCGACACGGTGATGATCGATAACACGCCGATCGACTACCTGGACTTCGCTTCCCCCATCTCTGGCCTTGGCTCGAAGATGGGCCTGGATGCCACCCACAAGTGGCCGGGCGAGACCAGCCGCGAATGGGGCCGGGTGATCGTCCAGGATGACGCGGTCAAACGCCGTGTCGATGAGCTGTGGTCTTCTCTGGGAATCGATTGA
- a CDS encoding CDP-6-deoxy-delta-3,4-glucoseen reductase has protein sequence MRVTLQPSGAVIQAAPNERILDAARRLGYDCPQSCRNGNCHVCAALLVEGRVRQNGAELTQGELFTCLAEPLEDCVLHWDGVLAPGELPVRSLSCQLSECVEVGGDVWRVRLRAPAGKPPRYHAGQYLLIERENGESSAFSMASAPSAGRDIELHILGREPSARALIEQLQHTRMAKVRMPFGDTHLAELPDGPLVLIAAGTGMGQIHSLIEHCRAAGFKHPVHLYWGVRQPADFYELSHWEDWQHLDNLFLHKVVSDQCGWQGRCGLLHEAVCEDFPDLKSLHVYASGSPAMVYATLDALVAAGMDAHQMRADVFAYAPRA, from the coding sequence ATGCGTGTCACCCTGCAACCCTCTGGCGCGGTCATCCAGGCCGCTCCCAATGAGCGCATCCTGGACGCGGCGCGCCGGCTCGGCTACGACTGCCCACAGAGCTGCCGCAACGGCAACTGCCATGTGTGCGCAGCCCTGCTGGTGGAAGGGCGGGTGCGCCAGAACGGTGCCGAGCTGACCCAGGGTGAACTCTTCACCTGCCTGGCCGAACCACTTGAAGACTGCGTGCTGCACTGGGATGGCGTGCTGGCGCCGGGTGAGTTGCCGGTACGCAGCCTGAGCTGCCAACTCAGCGAATGCGTTGAGGTAGGGGGCGATGTCTGGCGCGTGCGCCTGCGTGCCCCGGCCGGCAAACCGCCGCGCTACCATGCCGGGCAGTACCTGCTGATCGAGCGTGAGAACGGCGAATCCTCGGCCTTCTCCATGGCTTCGGCGCCCAGTGCCGGGCGCGATATCGAACTGCACATCCTCGGCCGCGAGCCCAGTGCCCGCGCGCTCATCGAGCAGTTGCAGCACACACGCATGGCCAAGGTGCGCATGCCTTTCGGCGATACCCACCTGGCTGAGCTGCCCGACGGCCCTCTGGTACTGATCGCCGCGGGTACCGGCATGGGCCAGATCCACAGCCTGATCGAGCATTGCCGTGCCGCGGGCTTCAAGCACCCGGTGCACTTGTACTGGGGCGTACGTCAGCCGGCGGACTTCTACGAGTTGTCCCACTGGGAGGACTGGCAGCATCTGGACAACCTCTTCCTGCACAAGGTGGTCAGCGATCAGTGTGGTTGGCAGGGGCGTTGCGGTCTGCTGCATGAGGCGGTGTGCGAGGACTTCCCGGACCTCAAGTCGTTGCACGTCTACGCCAGCGGTTCGCCGGCGATGGTCTACGCCACCCTCGATGCCCTGGTGGCGGCGGGGATGGATGCCCACCAGATGCGCGCCGATGTATTCGCCTATGCGCCCAGGGCCTGA